In Mytilus edulis chromosome 13, xbMytEdul2.2, whole genome shotgun sequence, a single window of DNA contains:
- the LOC139500914 gene encoding type-1 angiotensin II receptor-associated protein-like, which yields MESSKLLLKITVIIHFILTVWATTSSFLPDSYIYMNLFVLLIGIFSIVHNESSEAVFMFLVLHCFTIVQDMIFLGIYQPIADETVEVPHQRDSVKNRYRFSLGMCITNLIIKPVTAFFLYKVWQERQGNTVNLPFNIPGFGGDGNPYRPYHDIDRSSEGHVETASTPRVMEDSRLTS from the exons ATGGAGTCATCTAAACTTTTATTGAAG ATAACAGTGATTATACACTTTATTTTAACGGTGTG GGCCACAACATCCAGCTTCTTACCGGATTCTTACATTTATATGAATTTGTTTGTTTTGCTGATTGGTATATTTTCCATTGTACATAATGAATCTTCGGAAGCAGTTTTCATG TTTTTAGTTCTCCACTGCTTTACCATTGTACAGGACATGATATTTCTAGGTATATATCAACCTATAGCAGACGAAACTGTCGAGGTACCTCATCAACGTG ATAGTGTGAAGAATAGGTACAGATTCAGTCTTGG TATGTGCATTACAAACCTGATAATAAAACCAGTGACAGCTTTCTTTCTGTATAAAGTGTGGCAAGAAAGACAGGGGAATACAGTTAACCTTCCATTTAACATTCCTGGATTTG GAGGAGATGGAAACCCTTACAGACCTTATCATGACATTGACAGGTCGTCCGAAGGTCATGTAGAAACAGCATCAACTCCAAGAGTAATGGAAGACAGTCGCTTGACGTCATAA